DNA from Castellaniella sp. MT123:
CTGATGCTGGTGCGCGGCACACAGATGGCGCTTCTGCAGGGGGCAGGGTCCCTGCGGCTGGTCGATGGCTGGCTGAGCACGCGTGATGCCGAAGGGCGTTTCTGGTATTTTTTGCCCGCCCAGCTGCAAGCCTCCAGTTTCGATGTGAGCCAGACTCAGGCACTGGTGACCGCGTTCCAGCGGGAAGAGACTGCGTTCCTGGCCGACCATCCTCAGGCCCGCGTGCTTTCGCGTGGCAGTCTGTTCTATAGCGAACACGCGGCGCAGCAGGCCGGGCACGATATCACGGTGATTGGCAGTGTCACGATTCTGGGGGTCGTGCTGCTGATACTGGCGGCTTTTCGCAGTCTGCTGCCCTTGCTGCTCTGTATCCTGTCGGTTGGCATGGGCGCCCTGTGGGGGACGACGCTCACTGTGGCCCTGTTTGGTGAAGTGCACCTCATGACGCTGGCAATGAGTCTGAGTGTCGTGGGGATTTCGGTCGATTATGCCCTGTACTATCTGGTCGAGCGCCGCTCGCGGGTGGTCGAGGAATCGCCCTGGTGCAGCATGGGGCGCGTGCGCCCGGCGCTTTTCATGGCGTTGGGCACCAGTGCAGTGGCGTATCTGCTGCTCACGCTGGCGCCATTCCCCGGTATCCGTCAGCTGGCGGTCTTCGCGGCGGCGGGGCTATGCGCAGCCTGCCTCACGGTTGTGTTCTGGCACCCGATCCTGGCCAGGCCCCTGCGTGCCGCGCCTGTCCCGTGTTTGCGGCAACTGGATGCGTGGCTGCAACTGTGGCGGACCCGGCGACTGGTGCGCGTGGGCGTGCCAGTGCTGCTGGCCGGGTTGGCCGTCCTGGCCCTGAGCCGGTTGCCCTTCAGTGACGATATTGCGCAGCTCCAGGAGCCTCCCGCCCGCATCCAGGCGCAGGATCGACACATCACTGAACTGACTGGCCAGAGCATGGACCAGAAGTGGTTCCTGATTGCGGGGCAGTCTCCTCAGCAGGCACTCGAACGCCTGGACGCGTTCGTTCCGCAGCTTGCCCAGGCGCAGGCGGCGGGCTGGCTGCAGTCGTATCGGGCCTTGCCGTTGCATTCCCTGAACCGGCAGGCGGAGGATCAGCAACTGCTTCAGTCGGCAGCCACCGAGGTGCGGCAGGCACTGGCGGCCACGGGTCTGGAAATGCCCCAGGCCGACACGCGCCTGACCCCGCTGGAGCCCGAGGTCTGGCTGCGCAGCCCCGCCAGTCAGGGCTGGCGTCTGTTGTGGTTGAGCCTGCCGAATGGTGCCAGCGGAGTGCTCGTGCCCGTGGCCGGAGTTCGCCAGGAGGCTGCACTGGCTGCGCTGGCGCAGCCTGCCGCGGGCATCCACTGGGTGGATCGCAAGGCAGCCTTCGATCAGCTGTTTGCCCATTACCGCCAGGTGCTCAGTCAGCTTCTGCTGCTGGCGTTGGGGGGCGTCTGTGTCGTATCCATCGTCCGGCTGGGATGGCGCCGGGGCCTGCGCACCAGCGTCCCATCGCTGCTGTCGCTGGCCCTGGGACTGGGGGCGCTGTCGCTCTTTGGACGCAGCGCCAATCTGTTCTCGTTGCTCGCCCTGGTGCTGGTGTTGGGGATTGGCATCAACTACACCATTTTCTTTGGCAATTCCAGAGGTACCCCTCGAACCTCGCTGTTTGCCGTACTGCTGGCAATGCTGACGACGCTCCTGACGTTGGGTGTGCTGGTTTTCAGCAGCACCCGAGCCATCAGCAGTTTTGGCATTGTGCTCAGTGCCGGTATTTTCGCGGCCTTCTTGCTGGCCCCTCTGGCGCTGCCCGACCAAGCGTCTCATCCGACGAATCCTTCATGTTGAAACGCCTGTTTGTCCTGATCTGTCTGCTGCTCCTGTCGGCTTGCGCCAGCGTGCCTGATGGCGTACATCCCGCAGCCTGGCTCAAGCCCGGCGTGCGTGTATCGCTGCCGCAGGCTGGGCTGACACCAGCTATCCAGGCGCATCAGCTGCTTACCAGCCGCTACCGGGAGCGTGAGCACGCGCTCATGGTTGTGCTTGATGCCGATGCCAGACGCTTGTCGCTGGTGGGGTTGTCGATGGTAGGCGTGCGGCTCTTCACGGTTCAGTATGATGAGCGCGGCCTGCAGGCACGCCAGGAGATCGTGGCGCCAGGCTTGCCGCCCGCAGCGCAGGTGCTCTCCGACATCATGCTGAGCTATTGGCCGGTCGCCGCGTGGCAGGCCGTTTTGCCCGCCGGCTGGCATCTGGTGGACGAGGGCTTGCAGCGTCAGTTGCTGGACCCACAGGGCGAGGTCGTCACGCGTGTCGATTACGAAGAGGCTTCTGGGGGACGCCGGCCTGTGCAGGTGCGGCAGACAGCTTTTGGCTACGAGATTCACATCCGGAACCTGGACGATTGAGATGATTTATTGCGCTGCCGCCGGACTATGCAGTGCCCTGGGCCACAATCTGCAAGAGACCGCCACCAACTTGGCTGCGGGCCACGCGCCCGGCATGTGGCTGCGAGATGGCTGGCTGCAGGATGGCCGGCTCGCCATGCTGGGTGGCGTGGAGGGTGATCTGCCGCCGATGCCCGATGCCTGGACGCGTCACGATTCGCGCAACAATCGCCTGTTGCTGCAGGCCCTTGGGCAGATTCACGCCGAAGTCGAGGCCAGCGTGCGGCGCTTTGGACGGGCTCGGGTGGCCGTTGTCCTGGGCACCAGCACATCGGGTCTGGACGAGTCCGATCGACATTACAGCCGCGTCGTGGGCGCCGCGGGTGCTGACGAGGGCGGCAACGGGCCGGATGGCTATCACTACGAGCAGCAGGAACTTGGCGACCCCTCGCGGTTTTTGTCCGGCCATCTTGGGCTTATCGGTCCGGCGTATACCGTCTCGACAGCCTGCTCCTCCAGCGCCCGGGCCATCATCAGTGGCTATCGTCTGATTGCTGCCGGTCTGGCCGATGCCGCCCTTGTGGGTGGGGCCGATACCCTGAGCCGCATGCCGATCAATGGCTTTGACAGTCTGGAGTTGCTCTGTACGGATCTCTGTCAGCCCTTTGCCCGTGATCGGCGGGGCATCAATATCGGCGAAGGGGCCGCACTCATGCTGCTCACGCGCGAGCCGCACGCGGTTGCGATCCTGGGCATTGGCGAATCCAGCGATGCATGGCACATGTCGGCACCCCACCCGGAAGGTGCCGGTGCGGTTCGCGCGATGCGGATGGCCCTGCAGGGTGCCGGACTGCCGGCTTCCGAGATTGCCTACATCAATTTGCACGGCACAGCCACGCAAGCCAATGATCAGGTCGAGGCGCAGGCTGTGGCGCAGGTGTTTGGTACCCGGACGCCCTGCAGCTCGGTCAAACCGCTGATGGGGCATACGCTGGGCGCGGCAGGTGCCTGCGAGGCCACCTTGTGCTGGCTGCTCCTGACGCAGCCGCTGGCCTTGCCCGCCCAGGATTTCAGCCGTAGCCCGTTGGATGATCGTCTACCTTCCTTTGGTTTGCTGCAGGCACCGGGCCTTCTGCAACGACCGTTCATCATGTCCAATGCCTTCGCCTTTGGCGGCAATAACACGAGCTTGATTCTGGGGGCCGCGTCATGAGCAGTTTTCGGCCGGTCCGCCATTATCTGCCGCACCGGGCCCCCATGCTGCTGCTTGACGAGCTGCTGGCAGTGGATGATGACACCTGTCATTGCCGGGTGACTGTAAGCCGCGCGGGGGTACTGGCTCCGTTTGTGAACGCTGATGGCGCCGTGCCGGCCTGGTTCGGCCTGGAGATCATGGCACAGGCTGTGGCGGTATGGTCGGGTTGGCACCAGCGGCGGGAAGGCGCCCAGGACATTGCTCTGGGTATGCTGCTTGGGTCGCGGCAATTCACGACCGAAGTGTCTGTTTTTGCTGCCGGCGCCGTGCTGGACGTGCGTGTGACACTGCTGGCGCGCGATGAGCGTATTGGTGGTTTCGACGCCGATATCCACCAGGGGGCAGCCCTGTTGGCCCATGCCCGGCTTACCACCTGTCAGTTGGCTACCCACGAGCTGACGGCATTATTTGAAAGAGGTTCTGGATGACTCGGGTTCGTTCGGTTCTGGTCACAGGGGCCAGCAAGGGGATTGGTCAGGCCATCGCCTGTCGCCTGGCATCCGATGGCTTTCACGTGGGGGTGCATTATCACCACGATCTGGCCGGGGCTTCCGCGACGCTGGCTCGCATCCATGAGGCGGGTGGGCAGGGACGCTTGATTCAATTCGATCAGGCGGATCGCACCGTGTGCCGCGAGGTGCTTGAGCGCGATATGGATGTACATGGTGCTTGGTATGGCATCGTCTGCAATGCAGGCGTGGCGCGGGATGCCACTTTTCCGGCGCTCACGGATGTCGATTGGGATCTGGTCATGCGGACCAATCTGGATGGTTTCTTCAATGTGGTGCAGCCCTGCGTCATGCCCATGATCGGCCTGCGCCAGGGCGGGCGCATTCTGACCTTGTCATCGGTGTCCGGCCTGATCGGTAATCGCGGCCAAGTGAATTACAGCGCGGCCAAAGCGGGCCTCATCGGCGCCACCAAGGCACTGGCCGTCGAACTGGCCAAGCGACGCATCACAGTCAATTGCATTGCACCAGGTCTGATCGACACCACCATGGTGCAGGTCGAGCCGGAGGCTCTGAAGCAGGCCATGAGCATGATTCCGGCCCAGCGCATGGGTACGGCGCAAGAGGTGGCTGGCCTGGCTTCGTATCTGATGTCCGACATTGCTGCTTACGTTACACGGCAAGTCATTTCAATCAACGGGGGGATGGCATGAACCGCGTGGCGATTACCGGTATGGGCGGGGTGACTGCCTTTGGCGAAGACTGGACCAGCATTTCAGCGCGTATTCGCGAGGGTCGCAATGCCGTGCGCCGGATGCCCGAGTGGGATATTTACGATGGGCTGGGGTCGCGGCTGGGGGCACCGGTGGTGGATTTTTTGCTGCCGGGGCACTACACCCGCAAGAAGATCCGCTCGATGGGCCGGGTGTCCTTGCTCGCCACCCGGGCCACCGAGCACGCCCTGGCCATGGCCGGGTTGGTCGATGATCCCGTGTTGACGAGCGGTGCCACGGGGGTCGCCTATGGTTCGTCCACCGGCAGCACGGGGCCCATCAGCGACTTTGCCGTCATGCTGGTGGAAAAACACACGCGCAACATTACCGGCACGACCTATGTGCAGATGATGCCGCATACGGCGGCCGTCAACGTGGGTCTGTTCTTTGGCTTGCGGGGCCGTGTCATTCCGACCTCCAGTGCCTGCACCTCCGGCAGCCAGGGCATCGGCTACGCCTTCGAGGCTATCCGCCATGGCTTGCAGACGGTGATGGTGGCGGGGGGAGCCGAAGAACTCTGCCCGACAGAGGTGGCAGTGTTCGACACCCTGTTTGCCACCAGCCAGCACAATGACACTCCGCAGCTCACGCCGGCGCCGTTCGATCAGCGGCGCGACGGTCTGGTGATCGGCGAGGGGGCGGGTACGCTGGTGCTGGAAAATATGGATCATGCCAGGGCGCGCGGTGCCCGCATCTATGGCGAGGTGATCGGCTTCGCGACCAATTGCGACGCCACGCACATCACTCAGCCCAATTGGGAGACCATGCAGGCCTGCCTGCAGCAGTCGCTGGACATGAGTGGTCTGGCCGCGTCCGATATTGGCTACATCAGCGCCCATGGGACGGCCACCAGCCGAGGGGACGTGGCTGAATGCCGCGCCACGGCCAATGTCTTTGGCGTGGATACGCCGATCTCCTCTCTGAAGAGCTATTTCGGCCATACTCTGGGGGCGTGCGGGGCGCTGGAGGCCTGGCTGGGTCTGGAGATGATGCAAGAAGGCTGGTTTGCGCCGACGATCAATTTGCGGCAGCCCGACCCCGAATGTGCCGAGCTCGATCACATCATGGGTGCAGCGCGGCCCGTGCAGACCGAATTTTTTCAGAGTAATAATTTTGCCTTTGGCGGGATTAATACGTCGTTGGTGATTCGGCGGGGCGAGTAGGTCAGTGCCCATCTCCTTGGCCATAGGCGCAGCCATCTCTGTGCCCGCATCATCGCCGGGACCTGCTGGCGAGGGCCCTGGCGCGCAGGCTCGCCTTGTGCTGGCGCCCATCGACGAGTATGGATCCGAGGCCATGGCGCAGGCGTATCTGTCCGCGGCGTTCCTGGAACAAGCCCCTGGCGATCCCGCGCCACGAGCAGCCTGGCTGGCTGGGCGAGTCCTGCTGTCCCGTTTGCTGAATCAAGGGCTGCTGCCGCCTCTGCCGGTCGCCCCGTCGGGGAAGCCGCTGCCCGTCAGCCCCGCCATGCCAGCCTTCAGCATCAGCCACAGCTGTGGTTTCATTGCCGTGCTGTTGGGCCCGGATGGCCAGTCTGTCGGCTGCGATATTGAGCGACTGCGTCCGCGCAAGGGCCTCATGGATATCGCTCGACATTATTTTTCTCCACCGGAAGTCGCCCATCTGGAGCAGTGTTCGGCCCGCATGGCTGGGATCGCCAAGGGCGGCGTCAATGAGCAGACTACCGCCTTCTGGAAGTCCTGGACCCTGCGTGAAGCTATCCTGAAGCAGCAAGAGCGTAGCGTCTGGGATATGGCTGACATCAGGCTGTGGCCCCAGCCTCCTTATAGCGACGTGCATGCCGTGCAGTGCTGGCACAAGGATGGCATATCCATTGCCTGTTGCCTGACCGAGCCGGCAGAGGTCGTCATCGAGTCTTTGCATCATCGAGCAACATCAGGAATTGACCCCCGGATTGTTTGAAGTGGCCCCGTTTGGGAATGCGACAACAATTCAGTTGTATCCTGGACTTGCCTGTGCGCAACACGCCGCTATATTATTCAACGATAGTTGAATAGTTGATTTATCGCGCTGATTTCTCATGCATGAATGACCTTTTGGGCTACCTGA
Protein-coding regions in this window:
- a CDS encoding 3-hydroxy-fatty acyl-ACP dehydratase codes for the protein MSSFRPVRHYLPHRAPMLLLDELLAVDDDTCHCRVTVSRAGVLAPFVNADGAVPAWFGLEIMAQAVAVWSGWHQRREGAQDIALGMLLGSRQFTTEVSVFAAGAVLDVRVTLLARDERIGGFDADIHQGAALLAHARLTTCQLATHELTALFERGSG
- a CDS encoding beta-ketoacyl-[acyl-carrier-protein] synthase family protein, encoding MIYCAAAGLCSALGHNLQETATNLAAGHAPGMWLRDGWLQDGRLAMLGGVEGDLPPMPDAWTRHDSRNNRLLLQALGQIHAEVEASVRRFGRARVAVVLGTSTSGLDESDRHYSRVVGAAGADEGGNGPDGYHYEQQELGDPSRFLSGHLGLIGPAYTVSTACSSSARAIISGYRLIAAGLADAALVGGADTLSRMPINGFDSLELLCTDLCQPFARDRRGINIGEGAALMLLTREPHAVAILGIGESSDAWHMSAPHPEGAGAVRAMRMALQGAGLPASEIAYINLHGTATQANDQVEAQAVAQVFGTRTPCSSVKPLMGHTLGAAGACEATLCWLLLTQPLALPAQDFSRSPLDDRLPSFGLLQAPGLLQRPFIMSNAFAFGGNNTSLILGAAS
- a CDS encoding beta-ketoacyl-ACP synthase, whose translation is MNRVAITGMGGVTAFGEDWTSISARIREGRNAVRRMPEWDIYDGLGSRLGAPVVDFLLPGHYTRKKIRSMGRVSLLATRATEHALAMAGLVDDPVLTSGATGVAYGSSTGSTGPISDFAVMLVEKHTRNITGTTYVQMMPHTAAVNVGLFFGLRGRVIPTSSACTSGSQGIGYAFEAIRHGLQTVMVAGGAEELCPTEVAVFDTLFATSQHNDTPQLTPAPFDQRRDGLVIGEGAGTLVLENMDHARARGARIYGEVIGFATNCDATHITQPNWETMQACLQQSLDMSGLAASDIGYISAHGTATSRGDVAECRATANVFGVDTPISSLKSYFGHTLGACGALEAWLGLEMMQEGWFAPTINLRQPDPECAELDHIMGAARPVQTEFFQSNNFAFGGINTSLVIRRGE
- a CDS encoding 4'-phosphopantetheinyl transferase superfamily protein encodes the protein MLAPIDEYGSEAMAQAYLSAAFLEQAPGDPAPRAAWLAGRVLLSRLLNQGLLPPLPVAPSGKPLPVSPAMPAFSISHSCGFIAVLLGPDGQSVGCDIERLRPRKGLMDIARHYFSPPEVAHLEQCSARMAGIAKGGVNEQTTAFWKSWTLREAILKQQERSVWDMADIRLWPQPPYSDVHAVQCWHKDGISIACCLTEPAEVVIESLHHRATSGIDPRIV
- a CDS encoding MMPL family transporter; the protein is MPKLSTFNFRAALLWLAVCLAAAFWLVGRWTSVPINSSVLALLPVQSQDAAQAELETAFTRRLDRQVVWMLSPGTQPDPLLAAQWRARMAAVPGVLEVQGPMTPQLRQQWLQFFYTYRNSLLDAQTRARLQAGGNAQAQWVLAQLYSAFAGVGHQEIARDPLMLVRGTQMALLQGAGSLRLVDGWLSTRDAEGRFWYFLPAQLQASSFDVSQTQALVTAFQREETAFLADHPQARVLSRGSLFYSEHAAQQAGHDITVIGSVTILGVVLLILAAFRSLLPLLLCILSVGMGALWGTTLTVALFGEVHLMTLAMSLSVVGISVDYALYYLVERRSRVVEESPWCSMGRVRPALFMALGTSAVAYLLLTLAPFPGIRQLAVFAAAGLCAACLTVVFWHPILARPLRAAPVPCLRQLDAWLQLWRTRRLVRVGVPVLLAGLAVLALSRLPFSDDIAQLQEPPARIQAQDRHITELTGQSMDQKWFLIAGQSPQQALERLDAFVPQLAQAQAAGWLQSYRALPLHSLNRQAEDQQLLQSAATEVRQALAATGLEMPQADTRLTPLEPEVWLRSPASQGWRLLWLSLPNGASGVLVPVAGVRQEAALAALAQPAAGIHWVDRKAAFDQLFAHYRQVLSQLLLLALGGVCVVSIVRLGWRRGLRTSVPSLLSLALGLGALSLFGRSANLFSLLALVLVLGIGINYTIFFGNSRGTPRTSLFAVLLAMLTTLLTLGVLVFSSTRAISSFGIVLSAGIFAAFLLAPLALPDQASHPTNPSC
- a CDS encoding 3-ketoacyl-ACP reductase FabG2 — encoded protein: MTRVRSVLVTGASKGIGQAIACRLASDGFHVGVHYHHDLAGASATLARIHEAGGQGRLIQFDQADRTVCREVLERDMDVHGAWYGIVCNAGVARDATFPALTDVDWDLVMRTNLDGFFNVVQPCVMPMIGLRQGGRILTLSSVSGLIGNRGQVNYSAAKAGLIGATKALAVELAKRRITVNCIAPGLIDTTMVQVEPEALKQAMSMIPAQRMGTAQEVAGLASYLMSDIAAYVTRQVISINGGMA
- a CDS encoding DUF3261 domain-containing protein, whose translation is MLKRLFVLICLLLLSACASVPDGVHPAAWLKPGVRVSLPQAGLTPAIQAHQLLTSRYREREHALMVVLDADARRLSLVGLSMVGVRLFTVQYDERGLQARQEIVAPGLPPAAQVLSDIMLSYWPVAAWQAVLPAGWHLVDEGLQRQLLDPQGEVVTRVDYEEASGGRRPVQVRQTAFGYEIHIRNLDD